The DNA sequence GAAACGTCGTATGGCTGATCGTTATACCGGCAAGTTTTTGCGTGACCTCTGAGGCGAGGCGGTAGGTCATTCCCGGCGCTGCAGCTAACTCTGCTCCGAGCATCATAAGGTCTGGGCTGTATCTTTTACGGCGTTTTAAACCGATTGCCTCATCGACAGGGTAATGTGCGTTTCCGTTTCGGTCGTACATCAAGTGGCGTTTATAGGACACTGTCCCAAAAAAACTGGTGAACTCCCGGCTGTCCAATCGCTCACTTTTCCAACCGTATTTTTCCTTGTAATGCGTCGTCATCATCTGATCGAGCTGCTCCAAAAATTCTCCGAACAGATCAGCCATCACTTCCATCAGGCGAATACGTAAGCTTTCCCAAAACGACAACATATCTGTAGACTGTTCCAAGATAGTAGCGATTTCTGGTATAATGGTTTTCAAGGAAGACCTCTCCTTTCGTGGTGGTTAGGAGTACTATTTAGGTCTTCCTTTTCTATATTCTCCCTCCAAATTCCTGCTAAAACCCTTCGAGAGAAATGTTACACATACTCGTGAATTTCTGTGGGCGTTCGCTTCTGCGTTCGGGAGAGGGGGCATACGCCTCAATTGATGCGTGGGGGGTCATTTTTTGTTATCAGAAAGACGAGCGAATTCATATGTTATAGTGTTTAAACGAGGAGATGAGGGCGATGTACGATCTACCATACACTGTGCACGGCTTAGCGATCCAATACCATCCGTCACCGATGTGTGACTGTCCCCAATGTCGGTGGTGGTTCTACGGACACCCTTACCCGTTTGATCCTTACGGCTACGTATCTTGGCGCCCCTCGCCCTTTGCGCGGTCGCGCACACTGGACGCTACTCCTCTGACGGAGCGCACACCTAGCGACACGAACAACTTCTTTACTAACCCGCGACGTTTGCTGTTACTCATCTTACTCATCATCGTCATCTTTTGGTTTATTGGGGGCGTACGCTTCTAACGGAGAAACACTGACTAGCCCCGTGAGACAAAAAAAGCTGTTGCCCGTAAGTGGCGGGCAGCAGCTTTCACTTATGTTGCTATAAATTCCTGCTCTCGCTCGGAAAACCCGAGCGTGGAATGGACACTCGCCCCATACCCGGGCTGATCCCTTGCACGCCCGGGGCGAACCCAGGACCAGACGGCGGACCACCCATTCCAGGACCAGGCGGCGGACCGCCCACCCTCGGACCGAATCCGGGTTCGTGTTCGATACCCAATCCGTACCCTTGTGGGCCCATGCCTAGGAAACCATCAGGACCGAACCCGGGACCAAGCGGTGGCCCGCCCATACCAGGGCCATAGCCAGGGCCACCCATACCTGGGCCGTCCATGCCGGGGCCGAAGCCGGGGCCACCCATACCTGGACCGTCCATGCCGGGGCCGAAGCCAGGGCCACCCATACCTGGACCGTCCATGCTGGAGCCGAAGCCAGGGCCACCCATACCTGGGCCGTCCATGCCGGGGCCGAAGCCAGGGCCACCCATGCCAGGATCGCCGTATGGGCCGTATCCTTGACCTGGCGGACCCCCTTTACCTGGTTTAAACAAGCGGCGTCTTTTGCCTTTGCCTAGGCGTCCTTTTTGCCGCATGCCGTACCGGGGAGGACCGGGGCCGGGGCCGAACTTGGAGACGCCCGGATACTTTCCACGCATCCGCCGCATGATAAGCGATTTTAGCAAATCATCCCCTCCTTTCTGCGCCCTTTCCGCCTTAGTTCCAAATGAACCAGAAGAAGATGATGATCAACAGGATTAACAACAACAACCCGCGATAGTTGTAAAAACCGTATCCAGCGTAATTCTTCATAGGCGACAGACCTCCTCTCTCTCTTCGCAATCACCATATCGTATGCCTGTATGGCGAGGTTCGTATGGACATTTGTTTAGCATAAAAGATAAATGTTTGAAAAAAATGCCCAGCTAAACGCCTAACCAGGCATCGTTAGAGGGCTAGTTCCATATGAACCAGAAGAAGATGATAATCAACAGGATTAACAGCAGCAATGCGCGGTAGTTAAAGAAGCCGTATGCTCCTTTCACCGGATAAGAGTAGCCTGCGTATCCATCTACTCCCATGTAGCAAAGTCCTCCTTTGTTATTAAATTCAACATATCGTATGCGTACAATCATCCTGCCGTATAGACGTTAGCGGTGGGCATTCGTTTAATTGTCACTCTAGATAAAAAAAACCCGGCATACGTGCCGGGCGTTACTTTGACAAGAGAGGTTAGTTCCAGATGAACCAGAAGAAAATGATGATCAACAGGATTAATAGGAGCAAGCCACGGTAATTGTAAAAACCGTAACCGCCATAACCTTTGTAACCGCCGTAACCGCCGTATCCCGTACTCATTCGTTTGTGTCCTCCTTCCATGCCAAAGTTATTACACTATATGGAACTGGCGTTAAACCTGTATACGCACTTATACTGAGTGAATGGCCCAACTTTTTTGAAACTGCCTCAAACGGCGACGTGACCCCCTTCTTCCGCTACCGCCGACCGTTCGTAATAGTTGCTATCACCTGACAGGAATATTATAATGTGAGCTGTACAAATCATTAACTCCCCCGGAAAAAATTGTGATTCGGTAGTTAGCGAAAGGAGTATGGCATGTTTTATGTAAAGCTTCTTATTATTTTGGTATGCGTTAAACTAGCTGGGGATTTATCCGCGCGCGTGGGACAACCCCCCGTACTCGGCAAGCTCCTCGTCGGTGTGCTCGTCGGACCGGCTGTGTTAGGATGGATCGAATACGATGATTTAATCCACCAGTTTGCTGAAATCGGAGTGTTATTGCTCATGTTCGTCGCCGGACTAGAAACAGATTTAAACGAATTGAACAGGAACCGTAACTCCTCGCTCGCCGTTGCAGTCGGCGGTGTTATTTTCCCCTTGTTATTCGGTTATTTAGCGGGGAAACTCATCGGGGTGAACGATATCGAGGCGGTTTTTTTCGGTCTTTTACTATCTGCGACATCCGTTAGCATTTCCGTGCAAACGCTGAAAGACATCGGAAAACTACAAACGCGGGAAAGTGTCACCATATTAGGCGCGGCAGTCGTCGACGATATTCTCGTCGTTATTTTACTCGCCTTTATGACGAGCTTCATGCTGGAAACCCCTGGCGCAGACGAAAGCGTCCTGCTCGTCATCGGGAAGCAAGTGCTTTTCTTCGTACTCGTCTTTTTAATTGGTTGGAAACTTATACCGTGGCTCATGCGCCTTATGTCAAAATTAAAAGTGACATACGTCATCGCCAGCGGTGGACTCATCGCTTGTTTCGGCTTAGCTTTCTTAGGGGAAAGTCTCGGTGTCGCGGGAATTATCGGTTCTTTC is a window from the Numidum massiliense genome containing:
- a CDS encoding sporulation protein YjcZ — its product is MSTGYGGYGGYKGYGGYGFYNYRGLLLLILLIIIFFWFIWN
- a CDS encoding cation:proton antiporter, coding for MFYVKLLIILVCVKLAGDLSARVGQPPVLGKLLVGVLVGPAVLGWIEYDDLIHQFAEIGVLLLMFVAGLETDLNELNRNRNSSLAVAVGGVIFPLLFGYLAGKLIGVNDIEAVFFGLLLSATSVSISVQTLKDIGKLQTRESVTILGAAVVDDILVVILLAFMTSFMLETPGADESVLLVIGKQVLFFVLVFLIGWKLIPWLMRLMSKLKVTYVIASGGLIACFGLAFLGESLGVAGIIGSFAAGLALSRTEYKAEVERSVEPIAYTIFVPVFFVNIGLSVTFEGLGDQIWFIVGMTILAILTKLIGCGLGARMTGFNTSSSIAIGSGMISRGEVALIIAQLGLTAKILPVEYYTAMIIVVILTTIVTPPMLKKTFV